The sequence AAACAACCATGAGCATATCATACAAGTGAGCCGCATTCCACACATTGTCCACACGAGCCTTTATATCTTTGTAAGGATATCCATTGCTCTTCAACATAAGTCCAGGCGTATCAAAGAAGCACTGCATGAAGATGtatgtatttaattattttttattgttaggGTGCTCAGCAAAGGATTTAATATTGAAAACAAGCAGGGTTTCTTTACAAGTATGGTTGAGCAATTAATCAGTTCATTCTGCAGGTTCCAAAAATCTCAAACTGAATTGAGTTTAAAACTAACTGAACCAAATTTGGATTGACTAAACCAAAATTTTGTGAACTGGTTCACTCAGCTAATTCAATTCTGGATTGCTACTGTGCCTATCATTTCAGTCCTAACTCGCACGAATAAATAAAGTTCTCAATAGTAAATAACTGTTtgattaatctcaaccactaaTCTAACTTAAATAAGATTAATCTTAACCCTTAATTTAAATAAGAATATCAAGAGTTTCagtcataattaaatatataaaatgtaGAGAAAGATTAGGAGAAGAAGTCATGTAAAGAAAGAAGTCTCCCTCCACTTCAGGGCAAAAACAAACTTCAACAGACACAGAGTGAAGAAGAAAACAGAGTGATGATCTTGATGATGATTAGTTTTTGTTGTGTGTGTTCTTTTTTATTGACAATGAAtggttattaatttagtagCATTAGTTATAGTTAGGTATTTTAGGTTAAGACATTaagtacatgtatttttttattttatgcgcCTCGTGTTTCTAAGGCGCGCCTCGCCTTGAGCCTTGAGCCTAGGATCCAGGACCCCTTGGCGCCTagtgcgcctttaacaactatgatcACACCAATTCACATGACTTGAGTAACACCCATATATATACATGAATGACGAAAACTAAGAATTTAGAAGCTAGAATAGACAAGAATTAACAAAAAATCTTACAGACCTAGTATAGAAAGCAAATTAAATTAAGGGATAAGGGccaaatttaaccttaacgtttcaAGTGAAATGCAGATTTAACCCTACCGTATGAAATGATGCAAATTTAACTATCACATTGgaccttccaaacaagtttgtcgataaattaaaGCAATTTTGTTAACATGAGAAAAGAAGGGCACAGGCAAGGCGTTCGACTCATCCTTTTTTAACTGGAAAATAAGGACAAAGAGCACACATTTTTGGTTggttttttgtaactatattaataacacattagCTATTTTAGacggtttgacaaaaaaaaattgtgattaacttatatgtagcagatttagtttctagcattttaacataatttttgtaattttgtttgtaatacactaaatatcttagacataattgatatttgtaaGGTCTAAGTGTACCAATCAaaccattttttaattttcgatAATGTAAGGGTAAAACTGATATTGCTTGGAAATGTCAGTGTTAAATTTGCATCATTTCATACCTTaaggctaaatctgcacttccctTAAAACGTTATGGCTAAATTTGGTCTTTATCCCTTAAATTAATAACTTTCAGCTATCAAGCTAGTCAAAATATGAAGAACAAGACTTGGAGAGATAAGAATTCGCAAACTAGGAGTTGTGCATAACAAACACAAAACAGAGGCGGGGGATGTTTAATACTAAAGTTATATTTTCTTCCCTTCCAAGCTTGATGTTTTCACCAAACTGATAAGATCAGGATTGTTATAATGTTTTGATTTTTCAACTTTATAGAAGTCGTATGAAGCTACTTTATCTAAATTCATACttaagaaaaatgaaaacattAACAAATCATAACAACAATGAACAAGCATACAATTTGGGTGTCCGCTTCAGTCATAACTCCTAATATTTCATGATTTGTTGTATTTGTCTTCCGTGACACAGCAGAAACCTTTGTCCCAACCTGATAATTCCAATTATAATGAAAAACATATCAGCACACCACAAGCAGTAATAAAATAAAGTGTTTCTCATGTAAAGGTCAATTAGAGCTGtacaaaatactaaatatagaGGGTATAAAATTCAGAGATGAAAAACGCAACCCACAAATGATTTAACATTAGGGTTGCATGCATAGTATACACTATAGTACTacacaaaacaagaaaaaaaaaaaaaaaaaaaaatcatgttggAGCAATTTGAATGAAGAAGGCCATTATGTACCTACTAAATCTCATTAGCATCAACAAAGGAGGAATAATTCCAAAAAGAGCAAAAATCATTGTGGCCCTGTACTGAACCCAAATGCTAAATTGCAAAGAAAATCACCACTTCTTCTAATTGCATTACCATCCACCGATTTCAAGGAGTTCCATCCAAATAATAACTTTGAAATTCTAATACAGTTCATGAAATAGATTCTTTAATATCATGAACACATGATTAATATCCACTTATTATTCCATATTTGATTACAGATCCATCTAAGATCAAGCAATCCAAGATAGATGAAGAAAACTAATAGAGGAAAACAAGGACATGCcgtggaaaaaaaattaaattaaaaaacaacaTATTGAAAACAATTCAGAGAAACAAACCATGTAATTAGTCAAAGCTGACTTGCCAGCATTGGGAGCACCAACAATGCCAACTGCAAGCGATTTCTGATCCTCCTCCATTACAACCTGATTCTCGTCCTCATCATCTGGCTTTTCAAGAGCGGCCTGCAATAACGCTTTGGCCAGCAGTCTCCTTCTCTCCTCCTGTTCTTGCTCCTGCAATATTTTAGCATTTGACTTCTGGGTTTCCTGCCCAAAGACTAATTTATCTGCTCTTCGTCTATATTTCTCATCCCAGGTGGACTCCTCAGGGGCTGCATTAGAATCGACATTGGGGAGTGCAAATTCGCTGCTGTCAAAGACTGAATCGCTATCATTGTCTTTTAGTTCAGTTTGAGACGAGAAGAAGTGGGAAAGAGGAATTGGATTGAAAGGATGGTAGCATCGAGGATTTGACGTGAGGTACTTTAGAATTCTAAATGATCTTAATCCATTCATTTTTAGGTTGATTTCGCAATTGCAGAAAACTCAGGGGCAGAAACAGAGAGCTTTGAGTGAAGTACAGCACGATTAGGGTTTTAGAGGTTTTAGGGTTCGATAGAGGCGGGAACAGTCCTTGCCTACAAGACAATATACATCAACTTGATGtaaacgggtaaattacactaaatggccactgaactttagccattttaacattgtgaccattgaacttcaattatTAACGGTattgccattgaactttacacattTTTAATATTGATGACCACCCAATGCCTTAAACCAACTGTtgacaatctcaaaataaaaattcaaagagtCAATGATATTTAAAGGAACTTtagttcttgaaattttttgttttgagctaatttaggtgttgtttggttagaagagagtaaatttctagagagagaaagcttccaaaaaaaatataattttagaaaataaaaaatgtattttcatggtaaatatcgttctgaacaactttaattcttgaatattttcattttgagatcgttaataATTATTCTGAGGTATTAGTTAAAATCGAGCGATTATcaatgttaaaaagtataaagttcaatgataataatgttaaaaattgaagttcaaaaTGACACATTttattaaaatagataaagttcagtggttatGTGTATAATTTACCATGATGTAAATGGACACTGcggaagaaatacctttcgcatCCCTATTTTTCGACTAGTTGGGAATTCCCATCCCTATCCCTCCAAACTGAACGGAAATAAACTTATATCCATTCCCATTCCACATGGAATCTCTATCCCCACAGGAATTCTCATTCCGAGGGCCGGGCTCCATGGAGTTTCCCTAGGCGCCGCCTAGGGATGGTGAGGCCTCCAAATTTCATTCATGGTTGTAtctctttttttaataaaaaactaattttCAACGAACCAATCTTATGCGGTGCAAGTATTTAGTTATTGCTTGTCCTGTTCAATCCAGAAAATTTAATCCCTTTATTGAAGGTAGAGTTTTAACcaatgttttgaaaaccggaTCCGATCGACCGGTCGAACCGCGAACCAATCAAGTGTCCGGTCCGATTTTAACTACAGGTTTAATTATATCAGACCGCAACAAATCGGGATTGAACCGCGAACCATTGTTGAACCGGATTGACTCTAgttttttgccattttttgaaaaaaaatattgaattaaaaaaaaaactaaaaaattagaTAGTAGAACAACctctttaattttaattttaatttattgtgTTCAACTATGAGTTTGATTTTAAatgtgtgaatttttaattaatgtgttaaATTAAGAATTGGTTATTgatgtgtgaatttttatattatctgtatgaatttttaaattttaattaatatgttatCTTAAGAATTGTTTATTACATAGATGAAATTTTTAACGGTAAGtacatatatatgaaatttttaattttatgttcaatgaaacatgattatatatatatatatatatatatttgttatcCAGTTGAACCAGTCCGATTGAACCTATCGAACCTTGAACCAATTGTCTCACCGGTTCAATGTCCGATCCAGTTTTCAAAACATTGGTTTTAACTTAACAATATTTTTTGCCTTAATATATTAACAGCCCcatgaatttgtccaaaatttGATTGACCCTTTAAAATTATAAAGTGTCTCATTAGTTCTTTAAATTTAGAGTTGGCAACGGATAGGATACCAGTGGgtaatgtcaatcccaaacttttacccttaatgtttttaattacctgtacccgtctcattaccctaacgggtaccTTGTGCATCTCATACccatcccatttaattcacgggtacccatAGATATctttacccgttaagaatcaatgaataaaataaaaaatattactacaaatttaacaaagtataaatttaataaatgatttatctaaaaattgaatattaattaataataataaattagtttagtggtatcactcaatggttgaaaaaacaaaaggttggggttcaaatctcacgtcttacatctaaaaaacgatgatatttactaataaaaaaaaattatgatggGTACCGAGTACCCTAGGGGTatccctaacgggtaatggttttgatccca comes from Euphorbia lathyris chromosome 8, ddEupLath1.1, whole genome shotgun sequence and encodes:
- the LOC136202980 gene encoding GTP-binding protein ERG; amino-acid sequence: MNGLRSFRILKYLTSNPRCYHPFNPIPLSHFFSSQTELKDNDSDSVFDSSEFALPNVDSNAAPEESTWDEKYRRRADKLVFGQETQKSNAKILQEQEQEERRRLLAKALLQAALEKPDDEDENQVVMEEDQKSLAVGIVGAPNAGKSALTNYMVGTKVSAVSRKTNTTNHEILGVMTEADTQICFFDTPGLMLKSNGYPYKDIKARVDNVWNAAHLYDMLMVVFDVHRHLTRPDSRVVKLIERVGAETNPKQKRILCMNKVDLVDKKKDLLRVAEQFKDLPGYDRCFMISALRGAGVKDLTKYLMEQAVKRPWDEDPLSMSEEVLKNISLEVVREKLLDHVHQEIPYSIEHKLIDWKELRDGSLRIEQHLITTKNSQRKILVGKKGSKIGRIGMEANEELRSIFQRDVHLILQVKLK